A single Spiroplasma floricola 23-6 DNA region contains:
- a CDS encoding alpha/beta hydrolase, whose translation MNYKKSLKKLKRYHYNWFNLTLMILLFPLVLLLSALCAIIFVPYLFKYPRKGSYKGVVEFNTYEHLLYDLEIKKMSNFNIKKEQIRDFNIGALKEQISALMVRNKNSKKWVVGLHGFKRNKYMGLRGIYHFYDQGYNLITFDAFAHGSTYGKYSDFGLTNAKVLNEVISWVKNTFDVEEIGVFGTSMGATSSLYFAKKYYQSNKIDWLIADCPFAQAVPQIRFFLKKYMKLPWWLMSLGINYNFRRYAKKSIKEVNLLLGFENIGELKILFIHGKKDDFIMYQNSVVMYHLKIMTEENKLSELKLYENAKHSSSMHKNMVNYINTTTSFAQNLQSL comes from the coding sequence ATGAATTACAAAAAAAGTCTAAAAAAGTTAAAGAGATATCACTATAACTGATTTAATTTAACTTTAATGATACTTTTATTTCCGTTGGTTTTACTTTTATCAGCACTTTGTGCAATTATCTTCGTACCCTATTTATTTAAATATCCTAGAAAAGGTTCTTATAAAGGTGTTGTTGAATTCAATACCTATGAACATTTACTCTATGATCTAGAAATTAAAAAAATGAGCAATTTTAATATAAAAAAAGAACAAATAAGAGATTTCAATATTGGAGCACTTAAAGAACAAATAAGTGCTTTAATGGTTAGAAATAAAAATAGTAAAAAATGAGTTGTAGGTCTTCATGGTTTTAAACGAAATAAATACATGGGTTTAAGGGGAATTTATCACTTCTATGATCAAGGTTATAATTTAATTACTTTTGATGCTTTTGCTCACGGTTCAACCTATGGTAAATACTCTGATTTTGGTTTAACTAACGCAAAAGTTTTAAATGAAGTTATTAGTTGAGTTAAAAATACCTTTGATGTTGAAGAAATTGGGGTCTTTGGAACAAGTATGGGAGCTACTAGCTCACTTTATTTTGCAAAAAAATATTATCAATCAAATAAAATAGATTGATTAATTGCAGATTGTCCTTTTGCGCAAGCAGTTCCTCAAATTAGATTCTTCTTAAAAAAATATATGAAGTTGCCTTGATGACTAATGTCTTTAGGGATTAACTATAATTTTAGAAGATATGCAAAGAAAAGTATTAAAGAAGTTAACTTACTATTAGGTTTTGAAAATATTGGTGAATTAAAAATCTTATTTATTCATGGTAAAAAAGATGATTTTATAATGTATCAAAACTCAGTTGTTATGTATCATTTGAAAATAATGACAGAAGAAAATAAATTAAGTGAACTAAAATTATATGAAAATGCTAAACATTCAAGTAGTATGCACAAAAACATGGTCAATTACATAAATACTACTACTAGCTTTGCTCAAAATTTACAATCTTTATAA
- a CDS encoding dual specificity protein phosphatase family protein: MSKKIVDNLYLGDMHSVPKDSDLILSCAQEIFQDQNPHKGLNKLIQHEKKRILYNFEDYPYLEDMDKNLILDAIKEIETNIKDKKIYVHCIWGVNRSASIVFMYLVRNNIIKADNYEQAQKEYWKIYPNHSPNPGWKAFLKLNFPYNFEK, translated from the coding sequence ATGAGCAAAAAAATAGTGGATAATTTATATTTAGGAGATATGCACTCAGTTCCAAAAGATTCTGACTTAATTCTTAGCTGTGCTCAAGAAATCTTTCAAGATCAAAATCCCCATAAAGGGTTAAATAAACTTATACAACATGAAAAAAAGAGAATACTTTATAACTTTGAAGATTATCCATATTTAGAAGATATGGATAAAAATTTAATACTTGATGCAATTAAAGAAATTGAAACCAATATTAAAGATAAAAAAATTTATGTTCATTGCATTTGAGGAGTTAATAGAAGTGCAAGTATAGTATTTATGTATTTAGTTAGAAATAATATAATAAAAGCAGATAATTATGAACAAGCTCAAAAAGAATATTGAAAAATATATCCAAATCACTCACCAAATCCAGGGTGAAAGGCCTTTTTAAAGCTAAATTTTCCATATAATTTTGAAAAATAG